Part of the Lysobacter enzymogenes genome is shown below.
GCGACCGCGTCCTCGAGCTGGCGCAGGAAGGTCGCGCGGTTGAGCAGGCCGGTGACCTGGTCGCGCTGGCGCAGCGCTTCGACTTCGCGCGCCAGTTCCGGGTCGATCTCCTGCCGGCGCAGCACCACTTGCAGGCAGTGCTCGCCTTCGTAGGTGGCGGGGGTGAACTCCATCACCGCCGGAAAGGCGTTGCCGTCGAGGGTGCGGGCCTGGGTTTCGTAGCTCGGCGGCGGCGCCTCGCCCTTGCTGAGCTGCTTGAGCAGTTGCTTGAAGCCGTCGACCTGGCTCGGCGCGACCAGATCGAGCAGGGACATGCCCTCGATGTCCTCGAACGATTCGAAGCCGAACATCTCCAGGTAGGCCGCGTTGGCGCGGATGTGCATGCCTTCGTGGATGTAGGCGATGGGATCGCGCGAGGAATCGATCAGCGCGTCGCAGCGGCGCTCGGTCTCGCGCACCTGGGCCTCGAGCTTGCGCAGCGAGCGGCGCGCTTCCAGGTCGGCCCATTCCGAGCGGATGCGGTGCTGCAGGTGGGCGATGTTGGAGCGCAGGACGATGCCGCGCGCGCCGATCTCCATGATCCCGAGCAGTGCGGTCTCGTCGACCGCTTCCATCATCACCAGCACCGGCAGGTCCTTGCCGCTGGCGTCGACCGCCTGCATCAGCTTGGCCAGCGAGACGTGGCGCGAGTTGCGCGCGGCCAGGACCAGGTCCGGCGGGTGCTGCAGGATCAGCGCCGACAGTTCCTGTTCGCTTTCCGGGCGCGTGGGCCGCACCGCGATGCCGCTGTTGCGCAGCGCGCTGACGATGGCTTCGGCCGCCTCTACGCTGTCGTCGACGATCAGCAAGCGCAGCACCATGTCTTTGCCGAATTGCATTCACCACCTCCGTGGGCCGGTTTTATGACACGAAGCGCCGGCCTCGTCCACGCGGGGACGAGAATCTGTGACCCGTTTTAGGGTTCGAACACGCCACGGATGCGAAGCTGGCGGACTTTGCGCGAACGCAAAGCCGCAACCTGCGGCGTTCCCCATCAAACCCCAACCAGATTACAACCTTACAACGGACGCTTGCCCGGGTCGCCTGCCACTTCGCGCACCAGCTTGGGCACCAGATACCCGGACAGGCGCGCGGCCAGGGCGCGGTGCAGGTCGCGCGCGCGGTCGTCGGCGACTTCAAAATGGGCCGCGCCCTCGACCCGGTCGAGCTGGTGCAGGTAATACGGCAGCACGCCGGCGGCGTAGCTGCGTTCGCTCAGCGCGGCCAGCGCCTCGACGCTGTCGTTGACCCCGCGCAGCAGCACCGCTTGATTGAGCAAGGTCGCGCCGGCCGCGCGCAGGCGCCGCATCGCCGCGTCCACGCCGGCGTCGAATTCGTTGGCATGGTTGGCGTGCAGCACCACCGCGACCGGCCACGGCAGCGCCGCCAACCACTCGGTCAGGGCGGCGTCGACGCGTTCGGGCAGCACCACCGGCAGGCGGGTGTGCACGCGCAGGCGCTTGAGCTGGGGCACGGCCTTGAGCGCGTCGGTGAGTTCGGCCAGCTTCGGCGTGGCCAGCGACCAGGGGTCGCCGCCGGACAGGATCACCTCGTCGATGCCGGGGTCGGCGGCGATCGCAGCGACCGCCTCGCGCCAGCCGGCCGCGGCCGCGGTTTCCTCGGCATACGGAAAGTGACGGCGGAAGCAGTAACGGCAGTTGACCGCGCAGCTGCCGGTGGCGATCAGCAGGGCACGGCCGCGGTACTTGCGGATCACCCCATGGCCGGCCTTGGCCGCGCCGTCGCCGACCGCGTCGAGGCTGAAGCCCGGCATCGGCCGCATTTCCGCGTCCAGCGGCAGGACCTGGCGCAGCAGCGGGTCGGCCGGGTCGCCGGCGCGCATGCGCGCGACGAAGCCGCGCGGCACCCGCAGCGGGAACTGCGCGGCGGCGGCGTCCGACACGCCCAGCGCCTGCGGATCCAGGCCGAGCAGGGCCAGCAGCTCGCGCGGGTCGCGCACCGCGTCGCGCCACAGCGCCTGCCAGCGCGCGGGCGGCGCGGCGGCTTCGGCGGGGGCCGGGTGCGGGAGGGGATGCGCAGCAGGTATCATGCGGGGCTAGCCTTCAGGGTTCCGATCACGGCGCCCGGGTCCCGCAGCGGCGGTTTCGCCGCGGACGGGGCCGGCGCAGCCCGACATTCTAGCCTTCCCCGCGCCGCCAGGCGGCCGCGGGGCCGCGTCCGGTCCCCGGCGCGGCCGGCCGGGGCGGCGCCGACGACGGCGGCTGGACGCGCGCGGCCCCGGGCCGCGGCGTCTGGAACCTCATTCACCGACACAAATCATTTGCAGGGAGTTTCAGCATGGCCACCCTTGGCATGAACGACGTTAAGAACGGTCAGAAGATCCTGGTCAACAACGATCCGTGCATCATCACCGAGACCGAGTACGTCAAGCCGGGCAAGGGCCAGGCGTTCACCCGCGTCAAGTACCGCAGCATCAAGTCCGGCCGCGTGGTCGAAATGACCATGAAGGCGACCGACAGCGTCGAGCAGGCCGACGTGGTCGACACCGACATGCAGTACCTGTACTCCGACGGCGAGTACTGGCATTTCATGAACCAGGAGTCGTTCGAGCAGGTCCAGGCCGACAAGGCCGGCATGGCCGGCGCCGACAAGTGGCTCAAGGGCGAGGAGGAGTGCGTGGTGACGCTGTGGAACGGCACCCCGATCGCGGTCCAGCCGCCGAACTTCGTCGAGCTGAAGATCGTCGAGACCGATCCGGGCGTGCGCGGCGACACCTCGGGCGGCGGCGGCAAGCCGGCGACCCTGGAAACCGGCGCGGTGGTGCGCGTGCCGCTGTTCGTCGGCCAGGAAGAAATCATCAAGGTCGATACCCGTTCGGGCGAGTACGTCAGCCGGGTCAAGTAACGCATCGGCCCGTGGCCGCCTCGGGCGGCCGCGGGTTCGGCGGGACGCCGTCCCGGCGAGGGCTCTCTCGACGGGAGCCGTCCCGACGAAAGCCGTCCCGACGAAAGCCCGGATCGGTTTTGCGCTTGCGGTCGTTTTCGACGCTGTAGCGCCCGGGCAAGAAAAGCGGCGGCACAATGGGTTCCGGCTCGCGCCGGAACCCGCGCAAGACAGGCGCCGCGTTGCGCGCGCGCCGTGCTGCCGCCTTAGCGCGGCCAGCCGCGACACCCCAGGCGTCACCCCAACGCGGCCGGCTGCAGTGGCCGCGTTTTCGCAACACCCGGCCGGCCCGGCCACGGGGCGGCCTTCCTCATCCGGCCAGCGCACCGGCCCAGACAGCGAGCAGCGCCCATGACCTCCGAACTCCAGCCCGTTCCCTGCGACCTGTCCATCGAAGCGGGCTGGGTGGTGCCGGTCGAGCCGCATGCGGTGGTGCTGGAACAGCATGCGGTGATCGTCAGCAAGGGCGTCATCGCCGACGTCCTGCCGATCGCCCAGGCGCGCCAGCGCTACGCGCCGGCGCAGACCGTCAGCCGGCCCGAGTCGGCGCTGATTCCGGGCCTGGTCAACGCCCACACCCACAACCCGATGACCCTGCTGCGCGGCATCGCCGACGACCTGCCGCTGATGGAGTGGCTGCAAGGCCACATCTGGCCGGTCGAGGCGGCGGTGATCGGGCCGCAGTTCGTCGAGGACGGCATCACCCTGGCGATCGCCGAGATGCTGCGCGGCGGCACCACCTGCGCCAACGAAAACTACTTCTTCCCCGACGTGCAGGCCGCGGTCTACAAGCGCCACGGCTTCCGCGCCCGGGTCGGCCTGCCGGTGATCGATTTCCCGACCG
Proteins encoded:
- the efp gene encoding elongation factor P, encoding MATLGMNDVKNGQKILVNNDPCIITETEYVKPGKGQAFTRVKYRSIKSGRVVEMTMKATDSVEQADVVDTDMQYLYSDGEYWHFMNQESFEQVQADKAGMAGADKWLKGEEECVVTLWNGTPIAVQPPNFVELKIVETDPGVRGDTSGGGGKPATLETGAVVRVPLFVGQEEIIKVDTRSGEYVSRVK
- the epmB gene encoding EF-P beta-lysylation protein EpmB, which produces MIPAAHPLPHPAPAEAAAPPARWQALWRDAVRDPRELLALLGLDPQALGVSDAAAAQFPLRVPRGFVARMRAGDPADPLLRQVLPLDAEMRPMPGFSLDAVGDGAAKAGHGVIRKYRGRALLIATGSCAVNCRYCFRRHFPYAEETAAAAGWREAVAAIAADPGIDEVILSGGDPWSLATPKLAELTDALKAVPQLKRLRVHTRLPVVLPERVDAALTEWLAALPWPVAVVLHANHANEFDAGVDAAMRRLRAAGATLLNQAVLLRGVNDSVEALAALSERSYAAGVLPYYLHQLDRVEGAAHFEVADDRARDLHRALAARLSGYLVPKLVREVAGDPGKRPL